The Pseudomonadota bacterium sequence ATCCTTGCTCAGCTACCGCATCTATCGGCTGAAGAGCGAGCGGTGCTCCGCGCCGAGCTCGATGCGGTCGAGCAGAGCTCCGACTCGCCCGAGGAAATCGAGGCGGCGTGGCGTGACGAAATCGTGCGACGCATTCGGTCGATACAAAGCGGTGAGGCGGAGCTGGTCGACGGGGCGGACATGATGCGTCGCTTGCGTGCTAAAACGCGCCGGTAATGAAACGGGGCTACCGTGCGCTACGCGAA is a genomic window containing:
- a CDS encoding addiction module protein, which codes for MSDPVEEILAQLPHLSAEERAVLRAELDAVEQSSDSPEEIEAAWRDEIVRRIRSIQSGEAELVDGADMMRRLRAKTRR